ATCCACCCCTTGAGGTGGATTTTTTCACTTCTGTCTCTCTTGACGATTAATATCCATTGTATGATTTTCAGAAACCTGTAACATTTGGTAGTAATCCTCTATATATTGAATCTTGAACAGTTTTTAATAACTAGCTTGGTGGTGTAAAATCTCCTCTGCAGACTATTGAATTTCTACGAAGCCAAATTCTCTAGGCCAAAGTAGCTACCAGATCAAACTCATTGTCCTCTAAATTTTCCATGAGCTTCTCTAATAAGCACAAGCCATCACTCTCTACTATGGCACGTTTCTGTATTTTCTTGCTATATTCCATCCAAACATTTGTAGAGACCATTTGCAACTCCATAGGATATGACCTATTAGCACTGTGGCTCAATCCAAACATTGTTTGTCTCTCTCTGCAAACATTGTTTCACGAAacgttttccttctctttcacGACATATCAAAGGACGAGTCTGTTTGGAATTACGTTAGAGagtttaaaaattacttttagtaTTTAAGTTGTGTCAAATAAAAAGCTGACATGTTTGGTTAAATActtcaaaaatatttcttttacttttttactataaaaatgaataaaatgtacttttgacaaaagtttaaaagtgAAGATTTTTTCAGAAAGTTCTTTTTGGCTTAAAAACTATACTTTTCAagcacaatcccaaacatgttcTAAAACCCCCATCccaaacgttttttttttttgttttttttttcttaatggaTTTAAAGCAATGGGTTGGAGGTGGCTGTGAACCACCCTCAACCACCTCAATGGGTTGTGGGTGGCCATGAACCACCCGAAGCCCCCTTTGAGAGTGGATTGCTAGCCACCCTCTACCTTGATTTTGGGTAGCCGAGCCATCTCCTATCTTAATTTTGAGTGGGCGAAACACTTTgattgtgagattttttttttattttttattattattttggttttaagGAAATGTGGGGTTATTTGAGGAAGGCCGACAAAAAAGTGCTCATGTGCTACCCAAATAGACGGACCTACTCTAGAAGAGTGACTTAAATGTAACAAATTAGTAGTTTGATGTATAATATAAGTGTCACACATTTAAATtcatggaataaaataaaaaatggttctTAGTTCAAAGACAAAGCATACTGGCGTAGAAGCTCATCGATTATGAATAGAGAAAGACAAATGctatatatacaaatatttgCATTCAATCTATCAAAGCTTACGTGACGTGGTCCTCCATAGTATTTAATGAacgaaaataaattttttgcttGAAGGACCACCGTCCCTGATACAATTTTTCAATAagtaataaagaaataatatttaagttatattaaaaaaaaaaaaaaagatgtaacTTACCTAAATTTAGATAAGCAATGCTTTGAGTTTTCTATTGCAAAGGAGTTGACAGTTGACACTTGCCGTTAAACTGTAAATGGATAGACGAAGCACAAAACCCCTATCCCACTCTCCCCTGCAACTCTAAAACCCTCTCGCTCCCATGGCCTTCACTTTCCTCACTATCCCACACTTGCTCTCTGCACCTCCACCACCCCACATCTTCTCTCCAAAACCCCAAGTTTTCCCCTCCAAACCTGACAATCTTTCTCTATCTTCCTCCCCATTTCACACTCTCCGAGCCCCTACCGCTATCGGACCCGACAAAAAGTTCTACCCTGAGCCGTCAGACGACGACCCACCCGAAGCCGACGAGGATTCCGGGCACGGAGTGTCCAGATTCCAGCAAATCCATCGCCAAGCCGCGCGAGCCCGGAAGCTCCAAGAGGATGACTTTGAGAAGAACCAGTCCACGTACCTCTCCGCCATTGCTGATGTGGAAGACCCAGCGGAAAATACCGACCAGGACGACTCCGGGGACGATTTGTTCGGGGATATTGACAAGGCCATTGCCTTGCAGCGCAAGGAGTTCGTGAAGAAGGGGCTTCTGAAGCCGAACCCCAAGAAGGAAGAGACCGAGCAGGTTGAGGGAATCGAAGAGTTGGAGCCCGAGGAGGTCGTGGATTTGGAGGAAATCGACGAGCTTCAGGGGCTTAAGGTCGTTTCGGAGGACTCGGACGAAGATGGGTCGGCGAAGTTCAGCGAAGAGGTTACGGAATTCGGTAATGGAAATCGTGGGTCGTCTTCAAATTCCTCGTTTGATTTGGATTTTGATTATGGGAAAGTTAAGGCTAGGATTGTGGAACCCAAATTTAAGATGAGTTTAGCTGAGCTTTTGGATGAGAGTAAGGTGGTGCCCGTTTCGGTTTATGGTGATTTAGAGGTACAGATTACTGGAATTCAACACGATTCTAGGCTGGTCTGCTCAGGAGACTTGTTTGTGTGTTGTGTTGGGAGGAAAACTGATGGGCATTTGTATTTGACCGAGGCTGATAAGAGAGGGGCAGTGGCAGTGGTGGCGAGCAAGGAGATTGATATAGAGGAGACCTTGGGATGTAAGGCATTGGTGATTGTGGAAGACACCAATGCGGTTCTTGCGGCATTGGCCGCATCTTTCTATAGGTACCCGTCGAAGAATATGGCGGTGATTGGGATAACAGGGACCAATGGGAAGACGACCACTTCATATTTGAtaaaaggcatgtatgaagcgATGGGATTGAGAACTGGGATGTTGAGCACGGTTGCTTATTATATCCATGGGGATAACAAGTTGGAGTCACCTAACACGACCCCGGATGCTGTTTTGGTTCAGAATTTGATGGCAAAGATGCTTCATAACGGGACTGAAGCGGTTGTCATGGAGGCTTCTTCTCATGGACTGGCCTTAGGGAGGTGTGATGAAGTTGATTTTGATATTGCAGTTTTCACAAATTTGACGAGGGACCATTTGGATTTTCATGGGACTGAGGAGGAGTATAGGGATGCCAAGGCTAAGCTATTTTCGAGGATGGTGGACCCGGAACGAAACAGGAAAGTTGTCAACATTGACGATCCAAATGCACCTTTCTTTATAGCACAAGGGAACCCAGATGTGCCTGTTGTGACCTTTGGAATGGAGAATAAGAATGCGGATGTTCACCCGCTGAAGTTTGAGCTCTCCCTGTTCGAGACACAGGTTTTGGTTAATACGCCTCAAGGCATTCTGGAGATTTCATCCGGGTTACTTGGAAGGcataatatttataatattctTGCAGCCGTGGCCGTTGGGATTGCGGTTGGGGCACCATTGGAGGATATTGTTAGAGGGATTGAAGAGGTTGATGGAGTTCCAGGACGGTGTGAGTTGATTGATGAGGAACAGGCATTCGGAGTGATTGTGGACTATGCTCATACTCCTGATGCCCTGTCTAGACTACTTGATTCTGTAAGAGAGCTTGGACCGAGGAGGATTATCACTGGTATGCTTGTacctaatatttttattctgaTTCTTCGCGCACATGTATATACACAGACACCCAAACACAGGCACAGAGAAACGCAACAAAAGCCTACAGAAGTGATTCATATGCTAATTGTGTTGTAGCAAAAGGTATCTAGACTGCCTGCCTTCTGCAGTCTTTGACTATTTCTAAAGGAAGGGGTGATAACTAGGTTGACTGTGGTATTAGCGTTAAAGTTCACAAGATAGGAAGGTGCTTCCTCTTGTTGCAGTCATGCAAACTGCctgatcaatttttttgtacTAAAATGGTTAGAAGCATCTTAAGTTTCTAGTGTAGCACCAATAGTTTTTTGATATTCTTTAAAATTACAGCTGCAATTGATAACATTGCATACAACGGACTGATCTtccttttctgattttttttttttgtaagtgcCTTTTCTGATTAACACTCATTCTTTATGtgaagtttttggttgtgttggCGAGGGCGACAGGGGAAAAAGACCCATGATGACAAAGATTGCAACAGATAAAAGTGATGTGACAATTCTGACATCTGACAATCCAAAGAATGAAGATCCATGTATGTACAATGAACGATACTTTCTAAGGAATGTATGCCAACACTAGCCTTGAAccggacttttttttttcactggtCTTTTCAAGATgctaatattttctaaaatatgtaGCAGGTTTCTTCCTTATTGAGAACTGTTACATATTTGAGAAAGGATTAGCCATGgcattgtgtgtgtgtgtgtggtcaTCCTTCGTCGTgactgttctctctctctctctctctctgtgcttCTTCATGTCTGCCTCTGGAATAAAATGCAAAGAAATGTTAAGTTGTAGGATCAAATTCCTGGAAGCGTAATGCTAATGCCTGGATGTTTCATCTTCATCAGTGGACATTTTGGATGATATGCTGGCTGGAGTAGGATGGACAATGCAGGATTACCTGAAACATGGTGAGAATGATTACTACCCACCTCTTCCAAATGGTCATAGGATTTTCCTGCATGATATTAGACGGGTGGCTGTACGTTGTGCTGTTGCCATGGGCGAGGAGGCTGATATGGTTGTAAGTTCTTAAAGCTCCATCTTATTTCTTgtatattctatttattttgaGGGGGGAGGAGAAAAAATTCAGCTCCAAACTCTAAATAATGAAAAGgtactaaaattatttttttagtttaaatattTTCCTTATTCCTTGTGACTTTCAAATTACCCTTGTAGTTTTAAAGATAGATGTAAAGAAAAGATCTGTATCCTTGCTCCTCATGTGTTTGAGAGACTAATTATAATCTATACATGCCCCAGTGATGCTCTCCAGTTCTCTCACAATTTGCTGCTaagctctttttttctttttagacaaaaaaaaaagggtttaatATACTGCTTCTTTTATTCTGCAGGTGGTTGCTGGCAAAGGGCATGAAACATATCAGATAGAAGGTGAGAAGAATGAATTTTATGATGACCGGGAAGAGTGCCGTGAAGCATTGCAGTATGTTGATGAGCTCCACCAAGCTGGGATAGACACTAGTGAATTCCCATGGCGGTAATTTAATTAGCTATAACTTACTGGTTTATCAGTATCTATGCAAAAATGATTTCCGTAAattgaaggggaaaaaagactgataatttgttttaatcatTGTTGAATAATGCTTCCATTAATGTTGGAGTCTAATTATTTTATTCGTTCAGTGGCCTTTGACTCATTAACTAACATTGGCTTATCTGATGAGAAGCCTCTTATAAGTATCTCGCAACAGAGACTTAGGCAATAACAGAGAAGTGTATATACATAACACACTTGAcattaatattactaaaattagagtATACATGTCTCCTTTACCACTTGATGTAGCGTGCAAAGGTCTAGGGAGTTAGTTTATTGATCATGATTAGCTAATTGTGTTTTTCTTGCCTGTGCTACTGCAGGTTACCAGAGAGTCATTGATGTAGTTAAAAAGGAGAATGTAGGTGTTCAGACAAATCTTAGAGAGAAGGCTTTTGCAGATGATTTGGCTGATTGCATGTATAAGAACTAAGTAGCAGATCTCCTTCAATTCTTTCAAAGAATTTAAGACAGTGGAGGATCATGTTGGTATTGGTTTGATGGACACTTGATCTACCCTATAATTGAAGGCTGTTGGCTGGTGCTCCGTGCTTGAAAAGAGAACGGTAAGAATATTTCCACATGATACATTGATCATGAGTTACTTTCTGAACTGATGTTGAATATTTAGAGAagtaattattttctttgttatgtaAAGTTCATGAATTTTTACAATGAATCTTATGATTTCTGAATATGACTGCAGCCTGGTGATCAGACTGTTTAGGTTTCTTGGGTGTGTAAGCTGAATGAGTTTGGATAGTTGAATATATTTAAACCTATGGGCCTGATTGAAGATTTGTATAGTGAAGGTAGCACCATTTTATCAAAATGTCTTGCTTCTTTCTAAATCTAATTTCGCCTTTTTGGCATCTATAACACAAGATTATAGAATCTCTAGACACATGACACGGATTTTAACGAAAGCAGCAAAGCCAACTGCAGTAGTAcaattctttatttctttactaATTTGAGTGATAGTGTCATGTTACCTGGCTTAGTAGGTGATTTTGACAGTTTGTTCTCTGAAGCTAGGGGGACAGTGTGGCATCCCACATTGTCcgggtatggagatggagatatgcttatatgtatacttacacccttaatgacaacaacttGTTTTAAAGCCGTAAtgatcatgatcccatcagaactccgcagttaagcgagCTTTTGCGAGAGTAGTACTATAATGAGTAATCTTATGAAAAGTCTGGTTCGGGGGAGTCAAAAgtagacaatattgtgtgtcactTGAGTGAGGTGTTACAGACAGAAACTCATAACCGTTAgctgttctctttttctttgtactGAAAGTTGGCTGATGGAAGTGGTGCTCATACAGAATTTATTTAACGTGATTGCTGAAAGTTTAGTCATGTAATATTGACTGCTTAGTTCAGATGTAATGTGAGTAGCTACTGTTTAATACCAGAGATGGTGCATGAATGATTGACTTAAGCTATAGAtcttagttttatatatttttccaataatTGAGAATCATTCTTGGATAGAGATCTTGTTAACTTTTGTTCTCTCTGCAGGCGGCTGGACGTTCGAGATTCTTGAACACCGAGGGAACTTGACAAATTTGGCCCTAATGAGAAGTTGAAGGTAAAATTTTGTAAGCAACGTGTATGTGCCAAGCACTGTATCACCATGTAAAATAATTACTGTGATCATATACTTTTGGAACGTTTGAATTATTCATTTAATTCAGCAAATCAGCCTGTTTCTTGAAGTTCAGCATAAAGATCAAAATGGTACAGCTTCAATTACCTGATATGCAGCTCTTGTGGGCGGGGTCATATGTAAACCCTGATAGGGATGGGTCCCAAAGGAACCCTGCCTTAAAGGGTTTCCTcgtcataaaattaaaattaaaaaaaaaaaaaaatcgtacgGCTCAATAGTCAAACTCGAATATATGAGTTTTCTTAATGATTTAAGTTGGTCTCTTTTATGCCTATCTATGCACATTACAGTTGACAGATGATTCTTCTGGCCCCCCAAATTTCTGATAGTATGGCATGGGTCTTAAAGAAAGGGCAAAGCAAGATCATCTGTCATAAAATTAGGGTATGAGGTGGGGTTCTATATCAACCAAGAATCCAACTTGGAAGGGGGTATGAGCAATGGAATCTAAAATGTAATCCTTTCTGAGTTCGAGTACGAGATTAACATTAATTAGTTACTCCTATGCttcaactttctttcttttcttcttaagTGCCTtgcagacttttttttttctttttcttttcttttattttattttaataaatatgccTTGCTGACTACTTATGGGCATCATTTAGTCACCAGGATGatttagggaaaaaaagaaaaaaagaaaaaaaaaagactacttGGAATAACAAGTTTTAAGATTTAAGTGTCTGTTGAGTTTAGCAATTTCAAAACatatggtttaaaaaaatagcaattttaaaatgcaattaataaaaggggaaaatgtaaaatcaatccatccatgtaaaaaaaaaaaaaaaaaaaccaagactACTTGGAATAACAAGTTTTAAGTGTCTGTTGAGTTtagcaatttcaaaatatatggttttaaaaaagaaaaatagcaattttaaaatgcaattaataaaaggagaaaatgtAAAATGGACTGTCCATATGATTATACTGATTTGTAAAAAGCTTCATGTGGTATAGAAATGTTTTGGGAGCTCCATAtggtatgcaaaaataacaaataggtccATACacctaattttcgtctaa
This genomic interval from Corylus avellana chromosome ca3, CavTom2PMs-1.0 contains the following:
- the LOC132176535 gene encoding UDP-N-acetylmuramoyl-L-alanyl-D-glutamate--2,6-diaminopimelate ligase MurE homolog, chloroplastic-like, encoding MAFTFLTIPHLLSAPPPPHIFSPKPQVFPSKPDNLSLSSSPFHTLRAPTAIGPDKKFYPEPSDDDPPEADEDSGHGVSRFQQIHRQAARARKLQEDDFEKNQSTYLSAIADVEDPAENTDQDDSGDDLFGDIDKAIALQRKEFVKKGLLKPNPKKEETEQVEGIEELEPEEVVDLEEIDELQGLKVVSEDSDEDGSAKFSEEVTEFGNGNRGSSSNSSFDLDFDYGKVKARIVEPKFKMSLAELLDESKVVPVSVYGDLEVQITGIQHDSRLVCSGDLFVCCVGRKTDGHLYLTEADKRGAVAVVASKEIDIEETLGCKALVIVEDTNAVLAALAASFYRYPSKNMAVIGITGTNGKTTTSYLIKGMYEAMGLRTGMLSTVAYYIHGDNKLESPNTTPDAVLVQNLMAKMLHNGTEAVVMEASSHGLALGRCDEVDFDIAVFTNLTRDHLDFHGTEEEYRDAKAKLFSRMVDPERNRKVVNIDDPNAPFFIAQGNPDVPVVTFGMENKNADVHPLKFELSLFETQVLVNTPQGILEISSGLLGRHNIYNILAAVAVGIAVGAPLEDIVRGIEEVDGVPGRCELIDEEQAFGVIVDYAHTPDALSRLLDSVRELGPRRIITVFGCVGEGDRGKRPMMTKIATDKSDVTILTSDNPKNEDPLDILDDMLAGVGWTMQDYLKHGENDYYPPLPNGHRIFLHDIRRVAVRCAVAMGEEADMVVVAGKGHETYQIEGEKNEFYDDREECREALQYVDELHQAGIDTSEFPWRLPESH